One region of Anas acuta chromosome Z, bAnaAcu1.1, whole genome shotgun sequence genomic DNA includes:
- the STARD4 gene encoding stAR-related lipid transfer protein 4 isoform X1: MEPLPRAAPLATKLRNTLVQYHGIADSEWRVAKKTKDATVWRKPSEEFSGYLYKAQGVVEDVTNRIVDHIRPGPYRLHWDSLMTTMDIMETFEENCCVMRYTTAGQLWNIIAPREFVDFSYTTNYEDGLLTCGISLDYGEVRPDFVRGFNHPCGWFCVPLKDYPNHSLLTGYIQTELRGMLPQSAVDTAMASTLANFYSDLKKALKT; this comes from the exons ATGGAGCCGCTGCCCAGAGCGGCGCCCCTGGCCACGAAGCTGCGGAACACCCTGGTGCAGTACCACGGCATCGCGGACAGCGAGTGGCGGGTCGCCAAGAAAACG aaagatgcAACGGTGTGGCGTAAACCATCAGAGGAATTCAGTGGATACCT CTACAAAGCTCAAGGAGTGGTGGAAGATGTTACTAACAGAATTGTGGATCATATTCGCCCTGGACCTTATAGGCTGCACTGGGACAGCTTAATGACTACAATGGACATCATGGAAACGTTTGAAGAG AACTGCTGTGTGATGCGTTACACCACTGCTGGCCAGCTCTGGAATATCATAGCACCAAGGGAGTTTGTTGATTTCTCTTACACCACAAACTACGAAGATGGTCTTCTAACGTGTG GTATTAGCCTTGACTATGGAGAGGTGAGACCTGATTTTGTCCGTGGATTCAATCACCCTTGCGGTTGGTTCTGCGTCCCTCTTAAAGACTATCCTAACCACAGTCTTTTGACGGGTTACATTCAGACAGAACTGCGAGGGATGCTGCCACAATCTGCAGTAGACACTGCCATGGCTAGTACTCTGGCCAATTTCTACTCTGACCTCAAAAAGGCACTGAAAACATAG
- the STARD4 gene encoding stAR-related lipid transfer protein 4 isoform X2 — protein MEDYQQRRLKDVCFSTGKYTREHFGKDATVWRKPSEEFSGYLYKAQGVVEDVTNRIVDHIRPGPYRLHWDSLMTTMDIMETFEENCCVMRYTTAGQLWNIIAPREFVDFSYTTNYEDGLLTCGISLDYGEVRPDFVRGFNHPCGWFCVPLKDYPNHSLLTGYIQTELRGMLPQSAVDTAMASTLANFYSDLKKALKT, from the exons atggAGGATTACCAGCAAAGACGTCTGAAAGACGTCTGCTTTTCTACAGGCAAATATACAAGAGAGCACTTTGGG aaagatgcAACGGTGTGGCGTAAACCATCAGAGGAATTCAGTGGATACCT CTACAAAGCTCAAGGAGTGGTGGAAGATGTTACTAACAGAATTGTGGATCATATTCGCCCTGGACCTTATAGGCTGCACTGGGACAGCTTAATGACTACAATGGACATCATGGAAACGTTTGAAGAG AACTGCTGTGTGATGCGTTACACCACTGCTGGCCAGCTCTGGAATATCATAGCACCAAGGGAGTTTGTTGATTTCTCTTACACCACAAACTACGAAGATGGTCTTCTAACGTGTG GTATTAGCCTTGACTATGGAGAGGTGAGACCTGATTTTGTCCGTGGATTCAATCACCCTTGCGGTTGGTTCTGCGTCCCTCTTAAAGACTATCCTAACCACAGTCTTTTGACGGGTTACATTCAGACAGAACTGCGAGGGATGCTGCCACAATCTGCAGTAGACACTGCCATGGCTAGTACTCTGGCCAATTTCTACTCTGACCTCAAAAAGGCACTGAAAACATAG